From Humisphaera borealis, the proteins below share one genomic window:
- a CDS encoding M20/M25/M40 family metallo-hydrolase has product MPKPTFRRPLRWSIAAASLLLAVAPAGFLRSETPTPPADARPVVSAATRPAVVDIRKTLGFLASPALEGRGSGTAGIDIASGFIAAKFQELGLVPPPGWDNYFQPFTMTTSTTVDPATTLAAGEGVNWAKDLGGKLELTKQFQPLSFSTEGKFDAPVVFVGYGVVDAKYGYDDYAGIDVKGKVVLAMRFEPFDKEGKSAFTGKKDDYSENASIPTKAKLAAEKGAIALVLVNPPNWRNEDDVTPFAKQSQFMRASIPVIQLKQPVAEAILAASKAGTLSEVQKRIDAETKPQSALLKDVKLKGEVVFKRTEKSVRNVAAVLPGKGRNAEEYVIVGAHYDHLGRGGSGSLAPFSKDIHPGADDNASGTTAMLKLAEQIAAAGPQERSVLFIAFTAEELGLIGSDHFVTNPPVPLARVSGMLNLDMVGRIRDGNLQVGGSGTAPSFDKILAEATTDSSLKLNTKSKGGMGPSDHMSFAKKRVPVLFFFSGLHTDYHRPTDTPDKINYEGIEQVVALGEKVIRGMAVMPREEYVAKFDSSGMSIMGSSGSASGGTKVTLGIVPDYSDDSIKGVRITGTTPGSPAEAAGLKDGDIITSWDDTKLNNLMEMMGPLGKGKPGQKVKLKVLRGGKEVELEATLKERK; this is encoded by the coding sequence ATGCCCAAGCCGACCTTTCGCCGTCCGCTTCGCTGGTCCATCGCGGCAGCGTCACTGCTCCTGGCGGTTGCGCCGGCGGGATTTCTCCGCTCCGAGACGCCGACACCGCCGGCCGACGCTCGGCCCGTCGTCAGCGCCGCCACCCGCCCCGCCGTCGTCGATATCCGCAAGACTCTCGGCTTCCTGGCGTCGCCGGCGCTGGAAGGCCGCGGCTCCGGCACCGCCGGGATCGACATCGCCTCCGGCTTCATCGCCGCCAAGTTCCAGGAACTTGGCCTCGTCCCCCCGCCCGGCTGGGACAACTACTTCCAGCCGTTCACCATGACGACGTCAACGACCGTCGACCCGGCCACCACGCTGGCCGCCGGCGAAGGCGTCAACTGGGCCAAAGATCTCGGCGGCAAACTCGAACTCACCAAGCAGTTCCAACCCCTCAGCTTCTCGACCGAAGGCAAGTTCGACGCCCCGGTCGTCTTCGTCGGCTACGGCGTTGTCGATGCCAAGTACGGCTACGACGATTACGCCGGCATCGACGTCAAGGGCAAGGTCGTGCTGGCGATGCGGTTTGAGCCGTTCGACAAGGAAGGCAAGAGCGCCTTCACCGGCAAGAAGGACGACTATTCCGAGAACGCCTCGATCCCCACCAAGGCAAAGCTTGCCGCCGAAAAGGGCGCCATCGCGCTCGTGCTGGTCAACCCGCCGAACTGGCGCAACGAAGACGACGTCACACCTTTCGCCAAGCAGAGCCAGTTCATGCGGGCGAGCATCCCGGTCATCCAGTTGAAGCAGCCGGTCGCCGAGGCAATCCTGGCCGCCAGCAAGGCCGGAACACTGTCGGAAGTTCAGAAGCGCATCGACGCCGAGACCAAGCCCCAGTCGGCGTTGCTGAAAGACGTCAAGCTCAAGGGCGAAGTGGTCTTTAAGCGGACCGAAAAATCCGTCCGCAACGTGGCCGCGGTGCTTCCCGGCAAGGGCCGCAACGCCGAGGAATATGTGATCGTCGGCGCCCACTACGACCACCTCGGTCGAGGCGGCTCGGGCAGCCTGGCGCCCTTCAGCAAAGACATCCATCCCGGCGCAGACGACAACGCCAGCGGCACCACCGCGATGCTGAAGCTCGCCGAGCAGATCGCCGCCGCCGGCCCGCAGGAGCGGTCGGTGCTGTTCATCGCCTTCACCGCCGAGGAACTGGGCCTGATCGGCTCCGACCACTTCGTCACCAATCCGCCCGTCCCGCTGGCCAGGGTCAGCGGCATGCTGAACCTCGACATGGTCGGCCGCATCCGCGACGGCAACCTTCAGGTCGGCGGGTCGGGCACGGCCCCGAGCTTCGACAAGATCCTGGCCGAAGCGACAACCGATTCGTCGCTCAAGCTCAACACCAAGAGCAAAGGCGGCATGGGCCCCAGCGACCACATGTCGTTCGCCAAGAAGCGGGTGCCGGTGCTGTTCTTCTTCAGCGGCCTGCACACCGATTACCACCGCCCGACCGATACGCCCGACAAGATCAACTACGAAGGCATCGAGCAGGTCGTCGCGCTGGGCGAGAAGGTCATCAGGGGCATGGCCGTCATGCCGCGTGAGGAATACGTCGCCAAGTTCGATTCCAGCGGCATGAGCATCATGGGCTCGTCCGGCAGCGCCAGCGGCGGAACGAAGGTGACGCTCGGCATCGTCCCCGATTACAGCGACGATTCGATCAAAGGCGTCCGCATCACCGGCACCACCCCCGGCTCCCCCGCCGAGGCCGCCGGCCTCAAAGACGGCGACATCATCACCTCCTGGGACGACACGAAGCTCAACAACCTCATGGAGATGATGGGACCGCTCGGCAAAGGCAAACCGGGACAAAAGGTCAAGCTCAAAGTCCTCCGCGGCGGCAAGGAAGTCGAACTCGAAGCGACGCTAAAGGAGCGCAAGTAG
- a CDS encoding MBL fold metallo-hydrolase RNA specificity domain-containing protein: MRIQFCGADRTVTGSSHLIEVNGLRIFLDMGMFQGPRDEARRMNEYLPADVKTADAIILSHAHFDHSGKLPVAVRAGFSGPIYCTPPTAEVTNVILQDAARIQVEDAEHLNQRVRRLDEPKIEPLFAPDDLAAVFRLVKRVRYGQKTDLGNNVSFTFHDAGHILGSAYVIVEWTEPATGTPRKLLFTADIGRYNTPIINDPTPLPGPVDLVISESTYGNNSHGDIAAVEPQLLEAVKHVCQTRGRLIIPAFAVGRTQTMLWYFEKFIREKAIPPLPIFVDSPMGVEATKVTRAFHDYFDPQTIDLMGETPLFGGGRVTLASTRQESMQINAASGPCIIIASSPTCEFGRVLHHIKRSVEEPKDLIVFVGWTPHNTLGRRLQAGQKRVRIYDRWYDLRCQVRTIHGLSAHADGDELLKFLAPTIRQQTQAFIVHGEPDQAEGFAQRLLEAGMGSAIVPALETSVVVFGGTKREGQQEPRIADAE; the protein is encoded by the coding sequence ATGCGCATCCAGTTCTGCGGCGCCGACCGCACCGTTACCGGCTCGTCCCACCTGATCGAAGTCAACGGACTTCGCATCTTCCTCGACATGGGCATGTTCCAGGGCCCGCGCGACGAGGCCCGGCGGATGAACGAATACCTCCCGGCGGACGTCAAAACCGCCGACGCGATCATCCTCTCCCACGCCCACTTCGATCACAGCGGCAAGCTGCCGGTGGCAGTACGCGCCGGGTTCAGCGGGCCAATCTACTGCACACCACCGACGGCCGAGGTGACCAATGTCATCCTCCAGGACGCCGCCCGCATCCAGGTTGAAGACGCCGAGCACCTGAACCAGCGGGTCCGCCGGCTCGACGAGCCGAAGATCGAACCCCTCTTCGCGCCCGACGACCTCGCCGCCGTCTTTCGGCTCGTCAAGCGAGTGCGGTACGGCCAGAAGACCGACCTCGGCAACAACGTCTCCTTCACGTTTCACGATGCCGGCCACATTCTCGGCTCGGCGTACGTCATCGTCGAATGGACCGAGCCGGCGACTGGCACGCCGCGCAAACTCCTCTTCACCGCCGACATCGGCCGGTACAACACGCCGATCATCAACGACCCCACGCCGCTGCCCGGCCCGGTCGATCTGGTCATCAGCGAAAGCACTTACGGCAACAATTCCCACGGCGACATCGCCGCCGTCGAGCCGCAACTGCTCGAAGCGGTCAAGCACGTCTGCCAGACGCGCGGCCGGCTGATCATCCCCGCGTTCGCGGTCGGTCGGACGCAGACCATGCTCTGGTACTTCGAGAAGTTCATCCGCGAGAAGGCGATCCCGCCGCTGCCGATCTTCGTCGACAGCCCGATGGGCGTGGAGGCGACGAAGGTCACGCGGGCGTTCCACGACTACTTTGACCCGCAGACGATCGACCTGATGGGCGAGACGCCGCTCTTCGGCGGCGGCAGGGTGACGCTGGCGTCGACGCGGCAGGAGAGCATGCAGATCAACGCCGCGAGCGGGCCGTGCATCATTATCGCGTCGAGCCCCACGTGCGAGTTTGGTCGGGTGTTGCACCATATCAAGCGAAGCGTTGAAGAGCCGAAGGACCTGATCGTGTTCGTCGGCTGGACGCCGCACAACACACTCGGCCGACGCCTGCAGGCCGGCCAGAAGCGGGTGCGGATCTACGACCGGTGGTACGACCTGCGCTGCCAGGTACGAACGATCCACGGCCTGAGCGCCCACGCCGACGGCGACGAGCTCCTGAAGTTCCTCGCCCCGACGATTCGCCAGCAGACGCAGGCGTTCATCGTCCACGGCGAACCCGACCAGGCCGAAGGCTTCGCGCAGCGCCTGCTGGAAGCCGGCATGGGCAGCGCGATCGTGCCGGCGCTGGAAACGTCGGTCGTCGTCTTCGGCGGCACCAAGCGCGAAGGGCAGCAGGAACCCAGAATCGCCGACGCCGAGTAA
- a CDS encoding CbiX/SirB N-terminal domain-containing protein: MKTGIIIVDHGSRRTQSNEMLEEVARLFGERFTATYDIVEPAHMELAEPSIATAYAACVKRGATRIVVCPFFLGPGKHWTGDIPRLAAEAAVGHPGTQYHVAMPLGIDDLILELLFKRANHCKGNGFECDSCRGTIRSGDPAIAAKLLAEGTGHAHDARPTDAQGMQVCSSCPYSKAISEGAKFVPAALQPA, translated from the coding sequence ATGAAAACAGGCATCATCATCGTCGATCACGGCTCCCGCCGAACCCAGAGCAACGAAATGCTCGAAGAGGTCGCCCGCCTGTTCGGCGAACGCTTCACCGCGACGTACGACATCGTCGAGCCCGCCCACATGGAACTGGCCGAGCCGTCGATCGCGACGGCGTACGCGGCGTGTGTGAAGCGCGGCGCGACGCGCATCGTCGTCTGCCCCTTCTTCCTCGGACCCGGTAAGCACTGGACCGGCGACATCCCCCGCCTGGCCGCCGAGGCAGCGGTCGGCCACCCCGGCACGCAGTACCACGTCGCCATGCCCCTGGGCATCGACGACCTGATCCTGGAACTGCTGTTTAAGCGGGCCAATCACTGCAAGGGCAACGGCTTCGAGTGCGACAGCTGCCGCGGCACCATCCGCAGCGGCGACCCCGCGATTGCCGCCAAGCTGCTCGCCGAAGGCACCGGCCACGCCCACGACGCCCGCCCGACCGACGCCCAGGGCATGCAGGTCTGCTCGAGTTGTCCGTATTCCAAGGCGATCAGCGAAGGGGCGAAGTTCGTGCCGGCGGCATTACAACCGGCCTGA